In the Malania oleifera isolate guangnan ecotype guangnan chromosome 1, ASM2987363v1, whole genome shotgun sequence genome, one interval contains:
- the LOC131143798 gene encoding vacuolar protein sorting-associated protein 29: MVLVLALGDLHIPHRAPDLPAKFKSMLVPGKIQHILCTGNLCIKEVHDYLKSLCPSLHITRGEYDEDARYPETKTLSIGQFKLGLCHGHQVVPWGDLDSLAMLQRQLDVDILVSGHTHQFKAYKHEGGVVINPGSATGAYSSITYDVNPSFVLMDIDGLRVVVYVYELIDGEVKVDKIDFKKTATTQSTH; encoded by the exons ATGGTGCTGGTATTGGCGCTGGGGGATCTTCACATCCCTCACAGGGCACCTGATCTGCCTGCAAAGTTCAAATCCATGCTCGTTCCTGGCAAGATTCAGCACATCCTTTGCACAGGAAATCTATGTATCAAA GAAGTTCATGATTACTTGAAGAGTCTTTGCCCAAGCCTGCATATTACACGAGGTGAATATGATGAAGATGCACGTTATCCAGAAACCAAGACACTTAGTATTGGTCAATTTAAGCTTGGATTGTGTCATGGCCATCAG GTTGTGCCATGGGGAGACTTGGACTCTCTGGCCATGCTCCAAAGACAGTTAGATGTGGACATCCTTGTGAGTGGTCATACCCATCAGTTCAAGGCCTACAAACATGAGGGCGGTGTCGTCATAAACCCTGGCTCTGCCACTGGCGCCTACAGCAGCATTACCTACGATGTGAACCCCAGCTTTGTCCTCATGGACATTGATGGCCTGCGTGTTGTTGTCTATGTTTATGAACTCATTGATGGAGAGGTGAAGGTTGATAAGATTGATTTTAAGAAGACAGCCACGACTCAATCCACGCACTGA